One window of Candidatus Neomarinimicrobiota bacterium genomic DNA carries:
- a CDS encoding flagellar motor protein MotB codes for MKVTKIFQMCGIVTLTVLMMGCAGGSSALVQEKDAELERLRTELDQLEKRLETEKKVSNELSSKQGELKETLKLEQQKKQNYLNEIERLKASEKNQFVIGNRIVLTNAVVFKGGSAELSERGQLYMAEVIESLRKYPDREILIEGHCDNVPIASGYRWKYASNWELSAARALNVLHYFEKNSRLDPELLGAVAYGEHRPIASNSMAEGRAQNRRVEIVVGNSVK; via the coding sequence ATGAAAGTAACTAAAATTTTTCAAATGTGTGGAATTGTGACGTTGACTGTCTTAATGATGGGATGTGCTGGAGGTAGTAGTGCTTTGGTCCAGGAGAAGGACGCTGAGCTTGAGCGTCTCCGTACCGAATTGGATCAGCTTGAGAAGCGTCTGGAAACTGAAAAAAAAGTGTCCAACGAATTGAGTTCCAAGCAGGGTGAGTTGAAAGAGACACTGAAGCTTGAGCAGCAAAAAAAGCAGAACTATTTAAATGAGATTGAACGCCTGAAAGCATCTGAGAAAAATCAATTTGTTATTGGAAACAGAATTGTTCTCACCAATGCTGTTGTTTTCAAGGGTGGCAGCGCTGAGCTCAGCGAAAGGGGTCAGCTCTACATGGCCGAAGTGATAGAATCACTGAGGAAATACCCTGATCGAGAAATCTTGATTGAGGGTCATTGTGACAACGTACCAATAGCTTCCGGTTATCGTTGGAAATACGCTAGCAATTGGGAACTCTCAGCAGCAAGAGCGCTTAACGTCTTACATTATTTTGAGAAAAATAGCAGGCTGGATCCCGAACTTCTGGGAGCAGTAGCCTACGGGGAACATCGACCTATTGCCAGCAATAGTATGGCTGAAGGTAGGGCACAAAACAGACGCGTTGAGATAGTTGTGGGGAACTCTGTAAAATAG
- a CDS encoding mechanosensitive ion channel family protein has product MGHLMDLQTFLIIGAILISAFIAIRLLRFFLSRYLDRASEKLKVDPTNYKFFKNILSAAIYVLALGLSIYMIPSLRTLAVGLLAGAGIFAAIVGFASQAAFANMISGVFIVIFKPLSVHDVVKIGSLYHGIVEDITLRHTVIRDFENRRIVIPNSVMSSETIINSNMGDIRIRRHIDLGISYDSDVDLAIRIIQEEAVAHSSSLDVRTPEEIEGGVPQVIVRVLGFGDSAVLLKAYVWAENQIAAFEMHCDLNKAIKKRFDAEGIEIPFPYRTLVFKNDIPNLGKTQIDSQPGEV; this is encoded by the coding sequence CCTGCAAACATTTTTGATTATTGGTGCCATATTGATATCAGCGTTTATAGCCATCAGGCTGTTGCGCTTCTTTCTAAGCCGTTATCTGGATCGTGCATCCGAAAAGTTAAAGGTGGACCCAACCAACTATAAGTTTTTCAAGAATATACTTTCAGCAGCGATCTATGTCCTGGCATTAGGACTCAGCATTTATATGATTCCATCCCTACGCACGCTAGCTGTGGGTTTGCTGGCAGGCGCGGGAATCTTTGCGGCCATTGTTGGGTTCGCTTCCCAGGCAGCCTTTGCGAACATGATCAGTGGTGTTTTCATCGTCATCTTCAAACCACTCTCAGTCCATGATGTGGTCAAGATCGGATCGCTCTATCACGGTATTGTGGAGGACATCACCCTGAGGCATACCGTGATCAGAGATTTTGAGAACCGCCGCATCGTGATCCCCAATTCGGTAATGAGTAGTGAGACCATTATCAATTCCAACATGGGAGACATACGGATCAGACGACATATTGATTTAGGCATCAGTTATGACTCCGATGTGGATCTGGCAATCAGGATCATTCAAGAGGAAGCAGTTGCCCACTCCTCGAGTCTGGATGTGCGTACTCCTGAAGAGATAGAAGGAGGGGTTCCACAAGTGATAGTGAGGGTGCTAGGTTTTGGGGATTCAGCGGTTTTGCTGAAGGCATATGTCTGGGCCGAGAATCAGATTGCTGCCTTCGAAATGCATTGTGATCTCAACAAAGCCATTAAGAAGCGCTTTGATGCCGAGGGCATTGAGATTCCATTCCCTTATCGTACACTGGTGTTCAAAAATGATATTCCCAATCTCGGTAAAACGCAAATAGATAGTCAGCCAGGGGAAGTGTAA